A window of the Alnus glutinosa chromosome 4, dhAlnGlut1.1, whole genome shotgun sequence genome harbors these coding sequences:
- the LOC133866154 gene encoding uclacyanin-3-like has protein sequence MERLRPGWAVKAIVVIMMTSILFRCVSATNHSVGDSTGWDLASDLRAWSAATTFHVGDSLVFAYTPLHDVLEVDQSDFDLCQISHPINAHRDGYTVIQLNQTGARYFICGRLGHCDMGLKLQAQVLPQLTPNATHAGSDGNGNGDGENDGNGDRDGDGSDTDQRHGGGLGRRAPPYNTNQPTPPNDHGHESPAPPSNRSKEKPEVPPAASTCKGHVEAPGSLNWWCLPLITLLLIISSRPRETLCFLFNFLHLVT, from the exons ATGGAGAGATTGAGGCCAGGATGGGCAGTGAAGGCGATCGTAGTGATAATGATGACATCGATTCTGTTCCGATGCGTCTCCGCTACCAACCACTCCGTTGGTGATTCCACCGGCTGGGATTTGGCTTCGGATCTCCGAGCTTGGTCTGCTGCCACCACCTTTCACGTCGGTGACTCTCTCG TGTTCGCCTACACTCCGCTCCACGATGTGTTAGAAGTGGACCAATCCGATTTCGATTTGTGTCAAATATCACACCCAATCAACGCGCACCGTGACGGTTATACCGTGATCCAGCTGAACCAGACGGGCGCCAGGTACTTCATCTGCGGCCGACTCGGGCACTGTGACATGGGCCTTAAACTCCAAGCCCAAGTCCTCCCTCAGCTCACCCCCAATGCAACCCATGCTGGTTCTGACGGTAATGGTAACGGTGATGGCGAAAATGACGGTAACGGTGACCGTGACGGTGACGGTAGTGATACAGATCAGCGCCATGGAGGAGGACTTGGAAGAAGAGCTCCTCCATACAACACCAACCAGCCAACTCCTCCAAATGATCATGGTCATGAAAGCCCAGCTCCACCATCGAATAGGTCAAAGGAGAAACCCGAAGTACCGCCTGCTGCTTCCACTTGTAAAGGCCACGTGGAGGCACCTGGCTCCTTGAACTGGTGGTGCTTGCCCTTGATTACGCTGCTGCTGATAATCTCTTCTCGGCCCCGCGAAACGCTGTGTTTCTTGTTCAACTTTTTACATCTCGTGACCTGA
- the LOC133867344 gene encoding uncharacterized protein LOC133867344: MANLFQSSLPKTTRFETAVWAAKLLLLSMGIVSVFMMFKAAIVPYTVNLSASTLPRLWISLRSWLSPPYIYIVVNFIIITIAASSSFQQYPKHHHSNSSSPTNAKPAAADPSQNEDEIDSSEDPNSNAILTTANIDDSHEIIWHNIMQPHEKQRVIIRDTNLPNAPPETSSGEKEEDDEEDGDSLDATWKAIMEAQGKPVTQQLKKSDTWDVPPRVARIEAERNDVAAGGADDPVAWARRELKKSDTFSDRASVKRDKSMSHEELTRRAEAFIKKFNNDMRLQRLESQQRFLEMVNGGV, from the coding sequence ATGGCCAACCTGTTTCAGAGCTCCTTGCCCAAAACCACCAGATTTGAGACGGCGGTCTGGGCGGCAAAGCTCTTGCTCCTATCCATGGGGATTGTATCCGTTTTTATGATGTTCAAAGCGGCAATAGTTCCGTACACAGTAAACTTGTCAGCATCCACTCTTCCTCGCCTCTGGATCTCCCTCCGAAGCTGGCTGTCTCCGCCGTACATCTACATCGTCGTCAacttcatcatcatcaccatcGCCGCCTCCTCCAGCTTCCAACAGTACCCAAAGCACCATCATTCTAATTCCTCTTCACCCACCAATGCCAAGCCCGCCGCCGCCGACCCATCCCAGAACGAAGACGAAATCGATAGCTCCGAAGACCCCAATTCAAACGCTATATTAACTACAGCCAACATTGACGACTCCCATGAGATCATCTGGCACAACATCATGCAACCGCACGAGAAGCAGCGAGTGATCATCAGAGATACTAATTTGCCCAACGCTCCGCCGGAAACATCATCCGGCGAGAAGGAGGAGGACGACGAGGAGGACGGGGACAGCTTGGACGCGACGTGGAAGGCGATCATGGAGGCGCAGGGGAAGCCGGTGACGCAGCAGCTGAAGAAGAGCGACACGTGGGACGTGCCGCCTCGTGTTGCGCGGATAGAGGCGGAGAGAAATGACGTGGCTGCAGGTGGCGCTGACGATCCGGTGGCTTGGGCTCGGCGGGAGCTGAAGAAGTCGGACACTTTCAGTGACAGAGCGTCGGTGAAGAGGGACAAGTCGATGAGTCACGAGGAGTTGACAAGGCGAGCGGAAGCGTTCATCAAGAAGTTCAACAATGATATGAGGCTACAGAGGCTGGAATCTCAACAGCGTTTCTTGGAGATGGTTAATGGGGgtgtttag